The genomic window ACGCAGGTGCCTATATATTCGAAACACTTCAAGGTGGTCGTGTTCGATAACAGGGGCGCCGGCAGGTCTCAGAAGCCCGAGGCGGGTTATACGACCGAAGACATGGCCGACGACGCCGCTCAGCTTATGGATGCGCTCGGCATAGAGACCGCGCACATCGTAGGAAAATCCATGGGTGGAATGATAGGCCAGTGGCTCGCTATAAAGTATCCCGAAAAGGTCGGTAAGCTGGTCATGGGCTGCTCCTCCGCTTCGAGAGACGAAGTCGGGAACCTTATATTGAGGATGGGCAGGGAGATCGCGTCCAAGGTCGGGATGAAGGCCGTATGGATCATGGCCCTCTATCTCGGCTACACGCGTGAATACATAGAGAAGAACATAGGCTCGCTCGGCGGCGTAGTCGACGCCATAGCCGAGAACCCGGATGCGCTGAAGGGATATATCGGTCAGAGTTACGCCGTGGAAGGGCACGATACGACCGACTTACTTCACAAGATAAAAGCCCCGACGCTGGTAATGATGGGGGAGTCTGACATGACCACTTCGCCCAAGCGCACGAGGGAGCTTGCCGCGCTCATCAGGGGGTCGAAATTAAAAGGGTTTGAAGGGGTCGGCCACGGTTTCTGGAGGGAGAGACAGGAAGAGGCCGACAGTCTCGTCCTCGGGTTTCTGCTCGACGAGTAGCCTCAGTTGAGGTTCCTCTTGTCGATTATCCCGTTTCTTCTTCTAGATGTCACTGAAATTATATCGAGCCTCGTCTGCAGGTCTTTAATGATTACCTCGGCTCTCTTCCTTACGTCGGGCTCCTCGAGGAGCGACTGCTTGTCGAAGACGTTCGGGAAGATGAGCGTCGCGAGCGCGTCCGTCAGGCTTTCGAGAGGGAGCCTCGTGTTGATGTTTATCCTGTGGGCCTTCTGCTTCTCGCCGAGTCCGAAATTCCATCTTGTTATCAGCTCTTCGATTTTGCTTCTGTACGTTTCTTCGCGTGCGCAGAGCATGTTCTCGACTATCTCGACCCGGGCGGTCCTGTAGGGTATCTCTTTCGTTATCTCGAGGATCTTCACCCTCTTCAGCCCGTAGAGGACTATGTTGATCCTGCCGTCCTTGAAGGTCTCCGAGCTTACTATCCTCCCCATCCCCACGACGTCGAACACCTCCGGATTGCCGTAGTAGTTCGACTCCCATCCGGGCTTAAGTAACGCCATACCTATGATCCTTTCCGACCGGCTCACGTCATGTACCATCTGCTTGTATCTGGGCTCGAATACGTGTAGGGGAAGGAGGGTATTGGGGAAGAATACGACCGTCGACAACGGGAAGAGCGGTATCGTTCCCGAAAATTCCGTGAGGTTGCATACGTCTTTAAGGTCGAGTGAGGACAGGTCCATAACACTAAATTCCGGGCATGGAATAAACGCCTTTTATTTAGTATAGCATATGCGTCCCGGTTTTATTCGGCGCACTCTCTTCCGGCCCGGGGCCCCGTTTTGTGGGCACGGTTTTCAGGGAGCCGAATCTTTTTTACGGTAAGCTTATCTAATATGGTGTTATGTTTACATTTTGACAGGAGGCTCGAATATGGGAAAAACGGTGCATATTACAGATGACAATTTCGAGGAAGAGGTGCTTAAATCTGAGCTGCCGGTTCTCGTCGATTTCTGGGCCGAGTGGTGCGGTCCGTGCCGCGCAATCGCGCCGACCCTAGAAGAGATCGCGGCCGACTACGAGGGCCGGGTGAAAATCGCCAAGCTCAACGTCGACGAGAATCCCAAACAGGCTCACGCCTTCGGGATAAGGGCCATCCCCACCATGATAATTTTCAAGGAAGGGAGCCCCGCTGAGAGGCTTATGGGGGCCCTCCCCAAAAAGCACATCACCGACGTGATCGAGAGCGCGCTTTAGCTGGCCCCCCTCCGGGTCCCGCCCGTCCGTAACCCGCGGTGCGTATATCTACATATATAATGACAATCGCAAGATGATCCGTCTCTTCCCGGTTTGAACCGCCCCGGCCGGTCGGTTAGAATTTCAGCGTGGCGAAGAAGAGGATAACCAAGGTCTACACAAAAACAGGCGATGATGGGCTTACATCGCTCGTGGGCGGTATGAGAGTGAGCAAGGCTTCCCCGAGGGTGGACGCCTACGGGGACGTGGACGAGCTCAATGCGGCGCTCGGGCTTGCCCGTACCGTCGTGCTCAACAAGAGGCTCGGCGGTATTCTCGAAACCCTTCAGAAGGACCTCTTTATCGTGGGCGCCGATCTCGCAAGTCCTCCCGGCCTCGACGTTCCGAGGATAAACGATGACAGGATATCGGCGCTCGAGTCTGCGATAGACGAGCTGTTGTCGGGCCTCGAGCCGCTTAAGGAATTCATACTTCCGGGCGGGAAGCCCGGCGGCGCGCACCTCCATTTCGCGAGGACCGTGGCGAGGAGGGCCGAAAGGAAGGTCGCCAGACTTATTGAGGAGGAAGGGGCCGAGGCGGGGAAGAATGTCCTCATTTATCTGAACAGGTTATCTGACCTGCTTTTCGTTATGGCTAGGATAGAGAACAGGGAGAACGAGTTCAGCGAAACGTACGCAGAGTTCGGGAGAAAATGAAACGGGCATCGGATAGGGATTCATACATAGTCAACCCTGAAATAGAAGCATACATCGAGTCCCTGACGCCCGCCGGGGATAAGGTTCTGGAAGAGATGGAGGAGCGTGCGAGGCTGAGCGAATTCCCCATAGTCGGGCCTCTCGTCGGCAGGCTCCTCTTCCAGCTCGCGGTTATGATAAATGCGAAAAGAGTGCTCGAGCTCGGCTCGGGTTTCGGTTATTCGGCTTACTGGTTCGCGAAAGCCGTGGGCGAAGGCGGGTCGGTCGTATATACTGATATGTCGGTTGAGAACGCTCGCGCGGCCGATGACTTCTTCGCAAGGGCCGGCTTGAGACACAGGCTTGATATACGGACGGGTGACGCGGTCAGGATACTCGATGAATCAAAGGGCGAGTTCGACATTATATTCAACGATATAGACAAGGAGTATTATCCGCTTGTCGTTGACACCGCATATGAAAAATTACGGAAGGGCGGTATTTTCATAACCGACAACGTGCTCTGGTCGGGGAGGGTGTTATCTGGTGACAGCTCCCCCGGTACGGAAGGCGTTAGGGAATTTACACGGCTCCTCCTGTCCAAGACCGGTTTCTTCACCGCGATTATTCCGCTCAGGGACGGTATTTCCGTCAGCTTGAAAACGCAGTGATACCGGGATACTTAAATATAGGTGTAATATAACGATAGAGGTAACGGCATGAGCAAAGCTGCAGACATAGTTATGGGAAAGAGCGCTCTCGTGAGGACGCTCAAGGACAGGCTCGCCAGGAAGAACATGGAGCTCATGGCGTACCATGAGCAGAAGGCGAAGCACAACAAGGCCCTGTCCGGGAGCATGCTTGCGAAAAAGAGATCGGATATCGTGGACAAGCTGATAAAACAGGCGCTTTCCGAGCTGGGGTTCAACGATTTCAGGAACGTCTGCGTCGCGGCGCTCGGAGGTTACGGCAGGAACGAGCTCTGTCCGTATTCCGACGTGGACATCATGTTCCTCTATAAGCCGCGCAACAAGACTCTCGCGAAAGAGGCCACGGAGAAGCTCCTGTACCTCCTCTGGGACCTGGGTATCGAGGTAGGCCATTCGGTGAGGACGATCGACGAGTGCATAGAGCTCTCCCAGGAAGACGATACTACTATACTTACGTCGCTCCTCGACAGCAGGTTCGTATGCGGCGACGAGCAGCTCTACATGGACCTGGATAAAAAACTCTACTGTCAGCTCCTCCCCACGATCTCGCATAAGTTTATCCAGAGCAAGATCAGGGAGAACGAGCAGAGGATAAACAGGTTCGGACGGTCGGTGTATCTCCTCGAGCCCAACGTGAAAGAAGGCGAAGGCGGTCTCCGGGATATTCATTACGCCCTCTGGATCGCTCAGGCAAAGTTCAAGGTCAAGAATTTTTCCGACCTTCTTCCCAAGGGGATACTGATGGAGAACGAGATCAGGATATTCGAGAAGAGCCTGAATTTTCTCCTCCTCATCAGGTCCGAGCTCCATTACCTCGCCGGCAGGAGGGAAGACAGGCTCGGCTTCGAATTTCAGGAAAAGGTCGCCAGGTTCCTGGGCTTCAAGGACGGCGAGCTCCCGGCTGTAGAGAGGTTCATGAGGATATACTACCTACGCGGGAACGAGCTCAGGGAGCAGTCGAAGAGGCTCATAGAAAAATGCATCATGGGGCATAAGTCCGGTCTCAGGAGCGCGAAAACGGTCGCTCTCGATAACGGCTTTATCATACAGGGCGGAATGCTTTCGGCATCCAACATCAACATTTTCAAGGACAACCCGGCTAACCTGATGAGGGCATTCGAGTATGCCGACAAGTATCAGGTTAAGCTCAGCAATTATCTGCTCGACCTCATAAGGGAGAACGTGAGCGTCACCAGCATGGACGAGAGCGTGAGGGCCAACCCCGAGTTAAACGCTTCGTTCCTGAGGCTCCTCAAGAAGGGTAAGAACGTCGCCGATACGCTTTTTGAAATGAACAGGCTCCGTTTTCTGGGCTATTATATCCCGGAGTTCGGAAAGATAGTATGCATGGTCCAGCACGACGCCTACCATGTCTACACCGTCGATGTCCACTCCATATTCATGGTGAGGGAGATCGAGAACCTGCTCAACTATAAATACGAGAAAGAGCACCCCCTCCTCACGAAAACAGCCGAATCATTATTGAGCAGACACGTGCTCTACCTCGCGTGCCTCTTTCACGACATGGGCAAGGGGGAAGGGAAGGACCACGCGGAGAAAGGGGCGGCGATGATTCCCAAGATCGCGAAAAGGATGGGGCTTAATGCGACCGAGACCGAGCAGCTCGAGTTCCTCGTCAAAAACCACCTTTTGATGTCTCACTTCTCGCAGAGGAGGGACATACACGACTACAGCCTCATAGTGAGGTTCGCGAAGGCCGTGAAAACGCTCGAAACCCTCTCTCTCATCTATCTGCTGACGTTCGCCGATATAAAGTCGGTCGGCCCCGACGTGTGGACTAACTGGAAGGGGATGCTGCTTAAGGAGCTTTTCATCAGGACCGCAAAGGTCCTCGAAAGAGGAGACTTCAAAGGGGAAGACCCGCTCGCGAGGCAGAAGAGGGTGATCGACGAGGTCGTGAGGATTCTCGGCAGCAAGGTATCGAGGAAGAGCGTAAAGGCTATACTCGAGACCATGCCCGAATCCTATTTCCTCGGATTCTCAGCGAGGAAGATCGCCTACCACGTCGGCCTCATCGAGAAATCGAGGGACGCGGTGGGGATGGACGTGCTTTTTTACCCTCACGAGGAGTACAACGAATTTACCTTCTGGGGATTCGACGAGCCCGGGATTTTCTCCAAGCTCTGCGGGGTCATCAGGGCGACGGGACTTAACGTGCTCGGAGCGCGCATAACGACGAGGAAGGACGGCAGGATTCTCGACGTCTTCTACGTGAACAAGCTCGGCCAGTCCGTGAAAGAAGGGGAGGAGGTATGGGACAAGCTGAGGGATAATCTGGATCAGGTGCTCACCGGGAAGACGGACGTCGAGGTGCTCGTCGCCAGAAGGAGACAGGAGAAGCCCCTTTACAGCAAGGCGATACCGCAGTATCCGACGAGGGTCATGATCGACAACGAATCTTCCGACGCCGCTACCGTAATAGACGTGATTACGTACGACAGGGCGGGGCTCCTCTACGATATAACGAAGACTATAAAGAACCTCGGCCTCTCGATCGAATACGCGAAGATCTCGACCAAGGTCGATCAGGTGGTCGACGCTTTTTACGTGGTCGATTTGAATCACAAGAAAATTACCGATCCGGACAGGATAGAAGAAATAAAAACCGCTTTGCTGGAATCGATGACTTCCGGGTAAGGGTCTGTTCATATATCATTTCAGAAGAAACAAGGGCCGGATATGAGCATATCTCGAGCGGACGCTCAGGACATAAGGGAGATACATTCGGATTTTCTCGTAATAGGGAGCGGTCTCGCGGGCCTGTATGCTGCCCTTTACGCTTCCGGCTTCGGGAGCGTCACCCTCCTCACGAAATCGACGGTCGAGGAGAGTAATTCCTACTGGGCCCAGGGGGGGATAGCGGCCGTGGTCGATCCCGAAGATTCGACGTGGTTCCATATAGAAGACACGCTCAGGGCCGGCAGGGGGCTGAACGACACGGACGCCGTCACGGTTCTGGTTAATGAGGGCAAGGACCGCGTGACAGACCTCATGAAGCTCGGTATGAAGTTCGATACGGGAGAGAAAGGGCTCGAGCTCGGGCTCGAGGGCGGGCATACCAGAAGGCGCGTGCTCCACGCGGGCGGCAGCTCGACCGGTCGGGAGATGGTCAAATTCCTGATCGCCGCGGTCGAGAGCAACAAATCCATAAGAAAGTTCGAAAGCACGGGTGTCATGGGGTTTTTCTCGGACGGGTCCCGGTGCGGGGGAGCGCTGGCTATAGACGGCAATATGAGCCCCGTCGCGTTTATATCGAAGTCCACGATACTCGCGACAGGAGGGGCATGCGCCCTTTACGAGAGGACGACAAACCCCGAAGGCGCGACAGGCGAGGGTATAGCGCTTGCTTACGAAGCCGGGGCGGAGATCGCCGATATGGAATTCGTTCAGTTCCACCCGACGGCTTTTTACAACGAGAGCGGAGCGAGCTTCCTCATATCGGAAGCCGTGCGGGGGGAAGGGGCGCACCTGCTTGACTACGGGGGAAAGCGGTTCATGCATAACTACAGCGAGCTCGGGGAGCTCGCGCCTAGGGACGTCGTATCGCGCGCTATATACATGGAGATGAAAAAGTCGGGCAGGGATTACGTCTATCTCGACGTGAGGCACCTCGATCCGGACTACATCAAAGCACGGTTTTCGAATATCTACTATGCCTGCCTGGCATACGGGACGGACATGACCTCGGACCTCGTCCCGGTCGCCCCTGCCGCTCATTACACGATCGGTGGGGTGAGGACGGGGCTCTCGGGGGAGACGAACATAAAAGGCCTCTTCGCCTGCGGCGAGGTCGCCTGCACCGGCGTGCACGGCGCCAACAGGCTCGCGAGCAATTCGCTCCTCGAATGCGTGGTATTCGCCAGGCGCGCGGTTGACGGCGCAAGGGGTATGCCTCAAGCCCGCTACAGTGCGCCTGCCGCCGATATCGACCCCGCGATCTACCGGGTTTCAGTTTCGGAGGAGGGATTGTTCGGGGAGCTAAAGACCCGGGCTTCGCGTATAATGAACAGACGCGTCGGCATAGTGAGGAACAAGGAAAACCTTGATAAAGCCCTCGCGGAGCTCGGTATGCTGACGGCGGGTCTCGACAAGCTCTCAGGCTACCACAGGCTGAAATTAAAGATGATTCTCGATGTCTCTACGATCATCACACGGTTTTCTCTCCTGAGGGAGGAATCGAGGGGCGTGCATATAAGAGAGGACTTTCCCGCTGAGGACCCCGGATGGAGGAAGCACATTATATTGAGGAAGGGAGAGGAGCCTGCCGCTATACCGGTATGAAAGGTATAGTATGTTACCGGGGGATGATCCGGCGCAGACGTTCGACGCATGAAAAGAATAGAGCTTGATTTCAGCCGCGTAGACCGCATCATAGAATACGCACTCAGGGAAGACCTTGGTGACGGCGACATCACCACGAACTCGCTCGCAACGGAGAAGGAGGACTCGAGGGCTGTCATTCGCGCCAAGGCAAAGGGGGTGATCGCCGGGCTCCCGATAGCCAAGCGCGTCTTTCAGAAACTCGACCCGACGGTCGTGTGCGTGGACAACATCAGCGACGGCGAGGACATAAAGCCGGGCGATATCCTCTCGGAAATAAACGGGGGCACGAGGGCGCTGCTGTCGGGCGAGCGGCTCGCACTCAATATACTTCAAAGGCTCTCCGGTATAGCGACCCTCACGTCGAAATACGTGAAAGCGGTCGAGGGTCTCCCAGTGAAGGTTCTCGACACGCGGAAGACGGCTCCCGGCCTCCGCATACTCGATAAATACGCGGTTTCCGCGGGGGGCGGATACAACCACCGCTTCGGTCTCTTCGACGGGGTCTTGATAAAGGACAACCACATAAAGATCGCGGGCGGTATAGGGGACGCGGTCGCGGCCGTACGCAAGAAGTACAGGCAGAAATACAAGATAGAGGTCGAAACCTCGGATATCGAGCAGGTGAAGGAAGCGCTCATAGCCGGCGCAGATATAATTATGCTCGACAATATGAACCCTGCCGAGATGAGAAAGGCGGTCCGTCTCATAGACAGGAATGCGCTCGTCGAGGCCTCGGGCGGGATTACCCTCAGGAACGTGAGGGAAGTGGCGGAGACAGGGGTGGATTTTATATCGGTGGGGGCCCTTACCCACTCGGCCTCGGCTTTAGATATAGGGCTCTATGTGGTATAATTAATTTTATTAATGATGTAGGTAAGTTGAGGTATGAATGGAAGGCTACGACCAAATATCTGAAGAGATAAAAAGACTTAAGGAAGAAAAGAACGCCGTTATACTCGCGCACAACTACCAGGTGCCCGAGGTGCAGGACGTTGCGGATTTTACGGCCGATTCGCTCGCGCTCTCGCAGATGGCCGCCAAAACAGAGGCGGATATCATCGTATTCTGCGGGGTGCATTTCATGGCGGAGACCGCCTCCATAATCTCCCCGCAAAAGAAAGTGCTCCTCCCCGATCTCGGCGCGGGCTGCTCTCTTGCGGATACGATAAATGCCGACCAGCTCCGGGAATGGAAGAAGGAGCATCCCGGCGCTGTCGTTGTTTCTTACGTTAATACGACTGCAGAGGTGAAAGCCGAGAGCGACTACTGCTGCACGTCTTCAAACGCCGTCAAAGTAGTGAGCGCCGTCCCCGAGGATAAAGAGATACTCTTCCTCCCGGACATGTTCTTAGGCGCTTATGCGGCCAAGGTCACGGGGAGGAAAATCCACGTCTGGCCGGGCGAATGTCACGTGCATGCGGGAATTAGGACCGAGGATTTGAAAGAAATGAAGCACACGCATCCGGACGCCGAGCTCGTCGTCCACCCCGAGTGCGGATGCACGACGAATCTTCTTTACCAGGGCCTGAACGGCTCTTCTGCCAACGGGAACGGCCACATTAAATTCTTATCGACGGGCGGCATGATAAAATTCGCGAAGGAGTCTCAGGCAAAAGAGTTCATCATCGCGACCGAAACCGGGATGCTCTACAAGCTTAGGAAAGACAATCCCGACAAGACGTTCCTACCGGCGAGGGAAAACGCGGTCTGCAAGTACATGAAGATGATTACGCTTGAAAAAGTTCTCAGGTCGCTCAGGGAAGAAGTCTACGAAGTGAAAGTTCCCGAGCACGTCGCTTTAAAAGCTAAGAAGTCCATAGATCGTATGCTAGAGATAACGGCCTAATACCCCTCCGCAAGCCCTCCGGGCCTCCTCGGGTCGGTCGCTCCGTATAGAAAATCCCCTGACTTCATTATGCTCTGCGCGCTCCCCATCGTATCGCCCGTCACCACCTTGTGGCCAATCTCCGTGAGCAATCTTACGGTATCCGCGCTCAGCCCTTTCTCAATTCTCAACTCGTCGGGCAGCCACTGGTGATGCACTCTCACTGCATTTGTCGCTTCTGATACGTTCATCCCGAAATCGATCACGTTCGTCAGTATCTGCAGGACGGTCGTGATGATGAGGCTGCCCCCGACGCTGCCGGTGATCAAAAACGGCTTCCCGCCTTTGAGCACTATCGTCGGAGTCATCGAGCTCAGCATCCTCTTTCCCGGAGCGAGCGCGTTATATTCGCCTCCCGTCAGGCCGTATGCGTTAGGAGTGCCGGGCGTGATCGAGAAATCGTCCATTTCGTTGTTGAGCAGTATGCCCGTCCCCGGAACCATGATCCCGGAGCCGTAATTGAAGTTGAGCGTGTAGGTGTTCGAGACGGTGTTCCCCCATTTATCTATCACGGAGAAGTGTGTAGTGCTACCTCCCTCGCGGGGAGCATGACTGCCCGGGGAGATTTCGCCGCTCGGAGTCGCCCTTTCCGGGTCTATCCTCGCGCTCATGCTACGGGCGTATTCTTTCGAAGTGAGGCGTGAAACCGGAATTTCGTAAAAGTCCGGGTCGCCCAGATAAACCGAGCGGTCTGCGAAGGCAAGCTTCATGCACTCTGCCATTATATGTATCGCCCTTGCGGAATTGTTGCCGTATGTGCCGAGCGGGAACCTTTCGAGCATGTTCAGCATTTCTATTAAGAGCACTCCGCCCGAGCTCGGAGGCGGCATGGAATATATCTCGTACCCTCTGTAACTTCCCCGGACGGGTTTTCTGACGACGGCCTCGTAGGACGCGAGGTCTTCCTTCGTTATGAGGCCGTCTTCCGCTTTCATGAACCCGGTTATCTTTTCAGCCACCTCTCCTTCATAAAACGCGTCCGGGCCCGATTCGGCTATTTGCCTGAGGGTACGCGCCAGGTCCTTTTGCTCGAGCGGCTCGCCCTGGGCATAGCTCACGCCGCCGTCCTTAAAAAATACTTTCATACTTTCGGGAGACGCATTAATCCTGTCCCTGGCGCCGGAAAGCGACCTCACGAGCTCTTCGTCAGCAGGGAACCCCTTTTCGGCAAGCTCTATAGCGGGTCTGAGGGCCCTTTCGAGCGATATAGTGCCGTACTTCTCAAGCGCAAGCGCGAGTCCCGCTACGGTGCCCGGCACGCCCGAGGCGATTATGCTGCGGCGTGACTTCTCCTCGTCGACCTCCCCTTTGTCATTGATATACATCTCCCTCCGCGCCGCGAGAGGGGCTTTCTCCCTGTAGTCTATCGCCGCCGCTTCCTTCGCTCCAGTGAGATAAATCAGCATGAAGCCTCCCCCGCCGAGGTTCCCCGCCCTCGGGTAGGTGACCGCCATCGTAAAACCGACCGTAACGGCTGCGTCAACGGCGTTCCCACCTTCCCTCAGCACCTCTAGTCCCGCCTTTGTCGCGTATTCGCTCTCCGACACGACCATTCCCTCCAGCGCGTACGCGGGATGGAACCGCGCCTCCGGGTCGAACGCCGGATGCGTCTCACCTGCGGCGACCGGCGCATGGTATAAAAAAAGAATCGTCAGGAATATCAGGCCCGGTAAATGAAACAAGCGAGCCTGTGAAAATTTTTCCTTCAGGCTTATCATCGGTTCACGGGCCCTCTCGATGAAGGAATATCCATCCGCAAAAGAGTGCGGCATGCCCCTTCCATTTTCAATAGAGTTTATTCAGTCTGGTTGCTGAAGATGAATTACGGCGGCTGTGCAGACCAAGCCGGAATTACTGGTTCATCATGTTGAAGAATTCCTTGTTCGACTTCGTTCCGCTCATCTTGTCGAGGAGGAATTCCATAGCTTCGACGGTGTTCATCGGGCTCAAGACTTTTCTGAGCAGCCATACCTTGTTGAGCACGTCTGCCGGAAGCAGGAGCTCTTCTTTCCTCGTGCCCGAGCGCTGGAGGTCGAGCGCAGGGAATACTCTCTTGTCGGCGAGCCTCCTGTCGAGGTAGGCCTCCATGTTGCCTGTTCCCTTGAATTCTTCGAATATGACCTCGTCCATCCTGCTGCCCGTATCTATCAGGGCCGTGGCGATGATAGTCAGGCTTCCGCCCTCCTCGGTGTTCCTGGCGGCGCCGAAGAACCTCTTCGGCCTCTGGAGCGCGTTCGCCTCCATACCTCCCGAGAGCACCCTGCCGCTCGCGGGCGTAACGGTATTGCTCGCGCGGGCGAGCCTCGTCAAGCTGTCGAGCAGGATTACGACGTCCTTACCGTGCTCCACGAGCCTCTTCGCTTTTTCGAGCACCATATCGGCCACCTGGATGTGTCTCTGTGGCGGCTCGTCGAACGTCGAGCTGACTACTTCCCCGTTGACCGAACGCTCCATATCCGTTACTTCCTCCGGGCGCTCGTCGATAAGGAGCACTATGAGGGCGACGTCGGGGTGGTTCCTGGTTATAGCGTTAGCTATCCTCTGGAGCAGTATCGTTTTACCCGTCCTCGGCGGGGCCACGATCAAACCCCTCTGGCCCATACCGATAGGGATGAACAGGTCGAGCACCCTCGTGCAGAAATCGTTTGCGTCGTATTCGAGCATCAGCTTCTGGTCGGGGTGAAGGGGGACACGGTTTTCGAAAGCGACTCTTTCCCTGCATACTTCGGGAGAATCGAAGTTCACCTCTTCTATCTTGAGGAGCGCCAGGTTCTTCTCGCCTTCTCTGGGCAGCCTTACCTGCCCGCCCACGGTGTCTCCGGTCTTCAAGTTGAAAGAGCGTATCTGGGATTTCGAAACGTAGATGTCGTCGGGTCCGGGCAGATAGCTGTACTTGGGAGACCTGAGGAACCCGTACCCCTCGGACAGAATTTCTAGCACGCCCTCGGCATATATGACCCCTTCTTTTTCGCTCTGGGCCTTGAGGATAGCGTAGATGATGTCCTGCTTCGTCATGCGCGAGGTCTCGTCGATCTCGAGGTCCCTCGCCATCTTCATGAGCTCCGCGCTCTTCTTGTTTCTGATGTCGTTCAGGTGGAGGAAATGACTTTCTTCCGACAAAACTTCCTTCTCTTCGGGTTTTTCCCGTAATTTGGTTGCTCTAGCCATGTGTTATAAGTCCTTGACTCATTATTTTTTTAGGAATTTACAGCAATTGTCACTTTACGAATTTATGGAAATGAGTGTAAGTTCTCGTTGAGTTGCTATAAAAGTATTAGACAACATTATTATGCCAGT from Thermodesulfobacteriota bacterium includes these protein-coding regions:
- a CDS encoding O-methyltransferase is translated as MKRASDRDSYIVNPEIEAYIESLTPAGDKVLEEMEERARLSEFPIVGPLVGRLLFQLAVMINAKRVLELGSGFGYSAYWFAKAVGEGGSVVYTDMSVENARAADDFFARAGLRHRLDIRTGDAVRILDESKGEFDIIFNDIDKEYYPLVVDTAYEKLRKGGIFITDNVLWSGRVLSGDSSPGTEGVREFTRLLLSKTGFFTAIIPLRDGISVSLKTQ
- a CDS encoding alpha/beta fold hydrolase, coding for MPYALANGMNIYYEVHGEGYPVVLIGGLGSQVESWATQVPIYSKHFKVVVFDNRGAGRSQKPEAGYTTEDMADDAAQLMDALGIETAHIVGKSMGGMIGQWLAIKYPEKVGKLVMGCSSASRDEVGNLILRMGREIASKVGMKAVWIMALYLGYTREYIEKNIGSLGGVVDAIAENPDALKGYIGQSYAVEGHDTTDLLHKIKAPTLVMMGESDMTTSPKRTRELAALIRGSKLKGFEGVGHGFWRERQEEADSLVLGFLLDE
- the nadC gene encoding carboxylating nicotinate-nucleotide diphosphorylase translates to MKRIELDFSRVDRIIEYALREDLGDGDITTNSLATEKEDSRAVIRAKAKGVIAGLPIAKRVFQKLDPTVVCVDNISDGEDIKPGDILSEINGGTRALLSGERLALNILQRLSGIATLTSKYVKAVEGLPVKVLDTRKTAPGLRILDKYAVSAGGGYNHRFGLFDGVLIKDNHIKIAGGIGDAVAAVRKKYRQKYKIEVETSDIEQVKEALIAGADIIMLDNMNPAEMRKAVRLIDRNALVEASGGITLRNVREVAETGVDFISVGALTHSASALDIGLYVV
- the nadB gene encoding L-aspartate oxidase translates to MSISRADAQDIREIHSDFLVIGSGLAGLYAALYASGFGSVTLLTKSTVEESNSYWAQGGIAAVVDPEDSTWFHIEDTLRAGRGLNDTDAVTVLVNEGKDRVTDLMKLGMKFDTGEKGLELGLEGGHTRRRVLHAGGSSTGREMVKFLIAAVESNKSIRKFESTGVMGFFSDGSRCGGALAIDGNMSPVAFISKSTILATGGACALYERTTNPEGATGEGIALAYEAGAEIADMEFVQFHPTAFYNESGASFLISEAVRGEGAHLLDYGGKRFMHNYSELGELAPRDVVSRAIYMEMKKSGRDYVYLDVRHLDPDYIKARFSNIYYACLAYGTDMTSDLVPVAPAAHYTIGGVRTGLSGETNIKGLFACGEVACTGVHGANRLASNSLLECVVFARRAVDGARGMPQARYSAPAADIDPAIYRVSVSEEGLFGELKTRASRIMNRRVGIVRNKENLDKALAELGMLTAGLDKLSGYHRLKLKMILDVSTIITRFSLLREESRGVHIREDFPAEDPGWRKHIILRKGEEPAAIPV
- a CDS encoding cob(I)yrinic acid a,c-diamide adenosyltransferase; its protein translation is MAKKRITKVYTKTGDDGLTSLVGGMRVSKASPRVDAYGDVDELNAALGLARTVVLNKRLGGILETLQKDLFIVGADLASPPGLDVPRINDDRISALESAIDELLSGLEPLKEFILPGGKPGGAHLHFARTVARRAERKVARLIEEEGAEAGKNVLIYLNRLSDLLFVMARIENRENEFSETYAEFGRK
- the trxA gene encoding thioredoxin codes for the protein MGKTVHITDDNFEEEVLKSELPVLVDFWAEWCGPCRAIAPTLEEIAADYEGRVKIAKLNVDENPKQAHAFGIRAIPTMIIFKEGSPAERLMGALPKKHITDVIESAL
- the glnD gene encoding [protein-PII] uridylyltransferase, with the translated sequence MSKAADIVMGKSALVRTLKDRLARKNMELMAYHEQKAKHNKALSGSMLAKKRSDIVDKLIKQALSELGFNDFRNVCVAALGGYGRNELCPYSDVDIMFLYKPRNKTLAKEATEKLLYLLWDLGIEVGHSVRTIDECIELSQEDDTTILTSLLDSRFVCGDEQLYMDLDKKLYCQLLPTISHKFIQSKIRENEQRINRFGRSVYLLEPNVKEGEGGLRDIHYALWIAQAKFKVKNFSDLLPKGILMENEIRIFEKSLNFLLLIRSELHYLAGRREDRLGFEFQEKVARFLGFKDGELPAVERFMRIYYLRGNELREQSKRLIEKCIMGHKSGLRSAKTVALDNGFIIQGGMLSASNINIFKDNPANLMRAFEYADKYQVKLSNYLLDLIRENVSVTSMDESVRANPELNASFLRLLKKGKNVADTLFEMNRLRFLGYYIPEFGKIVCMVQHDAYHVYTVDVHSIFMVREIENLLNYKYEKEHPLLTKTAESLLSRHVLYLACLFHDMGKGEGKDHAEKGAAMIPKIAKRMGLNATETEQLEFLVKNHLLMSHFSQRRDIHDYSLIVRFAKAVKTLETLSLIYLLTFADIKSVGPDVWTNWKGMLLKELFIRTAKVLERGDFKGEDPLARQKRVIDEVVRILGSKVSRKSVKAILETMPESYFLGFSARKIAYHVGLIEKSRDAVGMDVLFYPHEEYNEFTFWGFDEPGIFSKLCGVIRATGLNVLGARITTRKDGRILDVFYVNKLGQSVKEGEEVWDKLRDNLDQVLTGKTDVEVLVARRRQEKPLYSKAIPQYPTRVMIDNESSDAATVIDVITYDRAGLLYDITKTIKNLGLSIEYAKISTKVDQVVDAFYVVDLNHKKITDPDRIEEIKTALLESMTSG
- a CDS encoding LON peptidase substrate-binding domain-containing protein; protein product: MDLSSLDLKDVCNLTEFSGTIPLFPLSTVVFFPNTLLPLHVFEPRYKQMVHDVSRSERIIGMALLKPGWESNYYGNPEVFDVVGMGRIVSSETFKDGRINIVLYGLKRVKILEITKEIPYRTARVEIVENMLCAREETYRSKIEELITRWNFGLGEKQKAHRININTRLPLESLTDALATLIFPNVFDKQSLLEEPDVRKRAEVIIKDLQTRLDIISVTSRRRNGIIDKRNLN